The window CAATCAACTCCCAGGATATTATGGCCAATTTTTATGTCACAGACCTATTTACCAATGTTCCAACCTCAAAAACCCTTCACATCACCAGACAACGACTGATGAATTACAACTCTCtaccacacagaacagatatgaaaatagacGCCATAATGGAACTAACAACCATTTGCTTACAATCAACCTATTTCCAATACAACGAGGAATTCTATGAACAAACAGATGACCTAGCCATGGGATCACCATTCTCTCCAATCCTAGCAGACATTTTAATGGAAGACTTTGAAGAAAGAACCCTTTCATCTACAGCAATAAATCCAAGTTTCTACAGACATTATGTTGACGATACCTTCGTTATTTGGTCCCACGgtcatgaaaacttaccagcCTTCTTAAAATATCTCAATTCTGTAGACAAAAGAATCCACTTCCCTATTTCCATGGTAGAA of the Tachypleus tridentatus isolate NWPU-2018 chromosome 13, ASM421037v1, whole genome shotgun sequence genome contains:
- the LOC143236237 gene encoding uncharacterized protein LOC143236237; this translates as MANFYVTDLFTNVPTSKTLHITRQRLMNYNSLPHRTDMKIDAIMELTTICLQSTYFQYNEEFYEQTDDLAMGSPFSPILADILMEDFEERTLSSTAINPSFYRHYVDDTFVIWSHGHENLPAFLKYLNSVDKRIHFPISMVEQNSLPFPDIFISKQARQITTIVYRKLAHTNLHFQSNYPTSIKLGIIQCLNKRAEAICDKISLEAEH